Proteins co-encoded in one Nothobranchius furzeri strain GRZ-AD chromosome 4, NfurGRZ-RIMD1, whole genome shotgun sequence genomic window:
- the LOC129160905 gene encoding uncharacterized protein isoform X1, whose amino-acid sequence MFNLKEFLAAPSRDQVESFKRTELAELAVHLGLQGIQNLLKKDLKDSVMAALEKEGLLQPPFSDSSDLPLKQDMEDGQTVKAATSVPVGAAPERLSVPDEQDALSRQTPFTGESLSTASSAASMENARLRLRLARMKYEAEEKSRLQQIELEIRRCEIEAETKLKLKRMELEYQARGGVSSTTNYEHERSMDKQRNECDISKCLVLVPTFRESEVDSYFATFERLAAALDWPQEVWSTMLQCKLTGKAQEVPFVLDVGAQGSCDGCKHMKPPPERNRECHR is encoded by the exons ATGTTTAATTtaaaggagtttctggctgccccttctcgggaccaggtcgaaagcttcaaaaggaccgaactggcagagttggctgtacacctcggtctccaaggcatccagaacctgctgaaaaaggacttaaaggatTCTGTGATGGCCGCGTTGGAAAAGGAAGGTTTGTTACAACCTCCTTTCAGTGACTCTTCTGATTTGCCCCTGAAACAGGACATGGAGGATGGACAGACTGTGAAAGCTGCTACTTCCGTTCCTGTGGGTGCTGCACCCGAGCGCCTTTCTGTCCCAGATGAACAGGACGCTCTTTCGCGGCAGACGCCGTTCACAGGAGAGAGTTTATCCACCGCTTCCTCTGCTGCTAGTATGGAGAATGCACGTCTTCGTCTCAGGCTGGCCCGCATGAAGTATGAGGCTGAGGAAAAGTCCCGATTGCAGCAAATCGAACTGGAGATCCGCCGCTGTGAGATCGAGGCTGAAACAAAGTTAAAACTGAAACGTATGGAGTTGGAATACCAAGCAAGAGGAGGTGTTTCTTCTACTACAAACTATGAGCACGAGAGGTCCATGGACAAACAGAGAAACGAGTGTGACATCAGCAAGTGCCTTGTTCTGGTGCCGACTTTCCGGGAGAGCGAGGTTGACAGCTACTTCGCTACATTCGAGCGTCTGGCTGCTGCTTTAGACTGGCCCCAAGAGGTGTGGTCCACTATGCTGCAGTGTAAGTTAACCGGAAAGGCTCAAGAG GTCCCGTTTGTATTGGATGTTGGTGCTCAAGGGTCCTGTGATGGCTGCAAACACATGAAGCCGCCACCGGAAAGGAACCGAGAATGTCATCGCTGA
- the LOC107389280 gene encoding carbohydrate sulfotransferase 6-like yields the protein MSRAFSRGVFFLVILQGAAVVLVCHWFLQLSPCSSPPQRKVHVLLLSSWRSGSSFLGQVFSQHPSVFYLMEPAWHVWTRAERPRARLLRMAVRDCLWSLYQCDFSVMDAYLPENPRVSSLFMWTESQALCSPPACSITANNETQCLQKCDAAGLQTAEKACSSYSHVVIKETRLFELESLFPLLQDPTLDLRIIHLVRDPRAVLRSREESAAYLEFDDAVVLGQKKVDQVQYEVMKEICQSHIRISETAFLNPPSFLGGRYKLVRYEDVVRNPIKEASDLYDFVGLEMTEKVGEWIYRKTRGRRKGTWKDAFQIISRDATQVSEAWGTMLPHSKVSLIQEVCKEAMWLLGYRKVDSEKQQKTLDLDLLDPLDPHKNQRNT from the coding sequence ATGAGTAGAGCGTTCTCCAGGGGCGTTTTCTTCCTGGTCATCCTGCAGGGCGCAGCAGTGGTGCTGGTCTGCCACTGGTTCCTTCAGCTCTCTCCCTGCTCGTCTCCTCCTCAAAGAAAGGTTCATGTCTTGTTGCTGTCGTCGTGGCGTTCGGGCTCGTCCTTCCTGGGTCAGGTTTTCAGTCAGcacccgtctgttttctatctaaTGGAGCCCGCTTGGCACGTGTGGACCAGAGCAGAGAGACCTCGGGCCCGGCTCCTCCGGATGGCTGTGAGGGATTGTCTATGGAGTCTCTACCAGTGTGACTTCTCAGTGATGGATGCTTATCTCCCAGAAAACCCCAGAGTTTCCTCTTTATTCATGTGGACAGAAAGTCAGGCTCTGTGCTCGCCTCCGGCCTGTTCCATTACAGCAAATAATGAGACCCAGTGTCTTCAGAAATGTGACGCTGCAGGTCTGCAGACGGCGGAGAAGGCCTGCAGCTCATACAGTCATGTGGTGATAAAAGAAACACGATTATTTGAACTGGAATCTCTTTTTCCTCTGTTGCAAGACCCTACTCTGGATCTCCGCATCATCCATCTGGTCCGGGATCCACGGGCCGTTCTGAGGTCCAGAGAGGAGTCTGCTGCATATTTGGAGTTTGATGACGCTGTTGTCTTGGGGCAGAAGAAGGTAGATCAGGTTCAGTATGAGGTGATGAAGGAAATCTGCCAGAGCCACATTCGCATCAGTGAGACAGCTTTCCTGAACCCTCCATCATTCCTGGGAGGCCGCTACAAACTTGTTCGCTATGAGGATGTGGTACGCAACCCTATAAAGGAGGCCAGTGATCTTTATGATTTTGTAGGGTTGGAGATGACTGAAAAGGTGGGTGAATGGATCTACAGGAAGACCCGCGGAAGGAGGAAAGGCACTTGGAAGGACGCTTTTCAGATTATTTCTCGAGACGCTACCCAGGTGTCTGAGGCCTGGGGCACCATGCTGCCTCACAGCAAGGTTAGCCTCATTCAGGAAGTGTGTAAAGAGGCCATGTGGCTGCTCGGCTACAGGAAAGTCGACagtgaaaaacaacaaaagacaCTTGATCTGGATCTGTTAGATCCACTGGATCCACATAAAAACCAACGAAATACTTAG
- the chst6 gene encoding carbohydrate sulfotransferase 6: MSPRYRVNFNTMIFLVILQGAAVVLFCHWYIQLTPCESPPPQRKVHVLLLSSWRSGSSFLGQVFSQHPSVFYLMEPGWHVWTRVQKSGARLLRMAVRDCVRSLYQCDFSVMDAYLPEIHNMSSLFMWYQSRALCSPPICSITKRGQMSNHTQCRLKCDAQSLQKVEEACRLYSHVVLKETRFFELESLYPLLQDPNLDLRIVHLVRDPRAVMRSREESAKSFERDNAVVLEQRNVPSGEVQYKMMQEICRSHVRINERAVLKPPPFLKGRYKMVRYEDIARNPLKQISDIYDFVGLDLTDEMAEWIYKVTHGKGRGSRTESFQITSRSAADVSQAWRTALPHNKVKLVQEVCKGAMSLLGYKTVDSEKEQKRFDIDVLVPQEPYQFSWVSTKTQHPSKS; the protein is encoded by the coding sequence ATGAGTCCCCGCTACAGAGTTAACTTCAACACCATGATCTTCCTGGTCATCCTGCAGGGGGCAGCAGTGGTGCTGTTCTGCCACTGGTACATTCAGCTCACCCCCTGCGAGTCTCCCCCTCCTCAAAGGAAAGTTCATGTCTTGTTGCTGTCGTCATGGCGATCGGGTTCGTCCTTCCTGGGTCAGGTTTTCAGTCAGcacccgtctgttttctatctgaTGGAGCCCGGTTGGCATGTGTGGACCAGAGTGCAGAAATCTGGAGCCCGGCTCCTCCGGAtggctgtgagggactgtgtccgGAGTCTCTACCAGTGTGACTTCTCAGTGATGGATGCTTATCTCCCAGAAATCCACAACATGTCATCCTTATTCATGTGGTACCAGAGCCGGGCTCTGTGCTCGCCGCCCATTTGTTCCATCACAAAACGCGGTCAGATGAGCAACCACACTCAGTGTCGTCTGAAGTGTGACGCTCAAAGTCTGCAGAAGGTGGAGGAGGCCTGCAGGTTATACAGCCATGTGGTGTTAAAAGAAACGCGATTTTTTGAGCTGGAGTCTCTCTATCCTCTTTTGCAAGACCCTAACTTGGATCTTCGCATCGTTCATCTGGTCCGGGACCCGCGGGCCGTGATGCGTTCCAGAGAGGAGTCTGCTAAATCCTTTGAGAGAGATAATGccgttgtcctggagcagagaaacGTCCCTTCGGGTGAAGTTCAGTACAAAATGATGCAGGAAATCTGCCGGAGCCACGTTCGCATTAATGAGAGGGCCGTCCTGAAACCTCCTCCGTTCCTAAAGGGCCGCTACAAAATGGTTCGCTACGAAGACATAGCACGCAACCCGCTGAAGCAGATCAGTGATATTTATGATTTTGTTGGTTTGGATTTGACCGATGAGATGGCTGAGTGGATCTACAAGGTGACTCATGGAAAGGGGAGAGGCTCCCGGACGGAGTCTTTTCAGATAACCTCCAGAAGTGCTGCTGATGTATCTCAGGCTTGGCGCACCGCTCTGCCTCACAACAAGGTTAAGCTTGTTCAGGAAGTATGTAAAGGTGCCATGTCTCTGCTCGGCTACAAGACAGTGGACAGTGAAAAGGAACAGAAGAGATTTGACATCGATGTGTTGGTTCCACAGGAACCGTATCAGTTCAGCTGGGTGTCGACAAAAACGCAGCATCCAAGTAAAAGTTAA
- the LOC129160905 gene encoding uncharacterized protein isoform X2 yields MFNLKEFLAAPSRDQVESFKRTELAELAVHLGLQGIQNLLKKDLKDSVMAALEKEGLLQPPFSDSSDLPLKQDMEDGQTVKAATSVPVGAAPERLSVPDEQDALSRQTPFTGESLSTASSAASMENARLRLRLARMKYEAEEKSRLQQIELEIRRCEIEAETKLKLKRMELEYQARGGVSSTTNYEHERSMDKQRNECDISKCLVLVPTFRESEVDSYFATFERLAAALDWPQEVWSTMLQCKLTGKAQEVWGCYGP; encoded by the exons ATGTTTAATTtaaaggagtttctggctgccccttctcgggaccaggtcgaaagcttcaaaaggaccgaactggcagagttggctgtacacctcggtctccaaggcatccagaacctgctgaaaaaggacttaaaggatTCTGTGATGGCCGCGTTGGAAAAGGAAGGTTTGTTACAACCTCCTTTCAGTGACTCTTCTGATTTGCCCCTGAAACAGGACATGGAGGATGGACAGACTGTGAAAGCTGCTACTTCCGTTCCTGTGGGTGCTGCACCCGAGCGCCTTTCTGTCCCAGATGAACAGGACGCTCTTTCGCGGCAGACGCCGTTCACAGGAGAGAGTTTATCCACCGCTTCCTCTGCTGCTAGTATGGAGAATGCACGTCTTCGTCTCAGGCTGGCCCGCATGAAGTATGAGGCTGAGGAAAAGTCCCGATTGCAGCAAATCGAACTGGAGATCCGCCGCTGTGAGATCGAGGCTGAAACAAAGTTAAAACTGAAACGTATGGAGTTGGAATACCAAGCAAGAGGAGGTGTTTCTTCTACTACAAACTATGAGCACGAGAGGTCCATGGACAAACAGAGAAACGAGTGTGACATCAGCAAGTGCCTTGTTCTGGTGCCGACTTTCCGGGAGAGCGAGGTTGACAGCTACTTCGCTACATTCGAGCGTCTGGCTGCTGCTTTAGACTGGCCCCAAGAGGTGTGGTCCACTATGCTGCAGTGTAAGTTAACCGGAAAGGCTCAAGAG gtatgggggtgttacggaccctga